From Candidatus Baltobacteraceae bacterium, the proteins below share one genomic window:
- the infB gene encoding translation initiation factor IF-2: MATGKVRIFELAKEVGLSSKELITLFNERLTGVFEAKNQLSVVPDHIADLVRSVLLKPAASAKAPAKAAAPAKAAAPKATASKTAAPVSPAPAAPAVAAAPPEPIPSLKPVSATSRKPAAKKAAPAVAAAPVPQAAASPVPEAAPVAASVPVATAPVEAAEPVAEPIVVEPAPVVVPKPVAPKRAAAPKPAAPDIPIPRLQPVPQGQNSILPPRRPAPPPPTTSASASPGPATGIPGRPGVAPRPGQPGVPQPPQLGANGQHIPQPGRLISAAPARRPAGNGPFRPIAGGTAPPRPFGAGPPRPGAPASPTEAPTPSAGGRPGDRSRHFDDKLNKKDREKEMLLERERNRSKKRPEAAPAPIVAKLEAIEIPDLLTVQELATSMIVPAKDIIKELIKMGTMATINQNISSDVAISVAKKFGFNAVVKEAGQEVTVEQEEDKPEMMTPRPPVVTVLGHVDHGKTSLLDRIRVANVASGEAGGITQKIGAYTVEKGGRAITFIDTPGHEAFTAMRARGAKAADVAILVVAADDGVMPQTREAISHAKAAEMPIVVAINKIDKENAQPDRVKQQLMELGLQPVDWGGKVEMVPVSARTGDGIDSLLETVLLEADIRDLKANKNRRATGVVIESALSKGRGAVATVLVQNGTLRVGDIVVVGGTFGKIRALVDDKGKQVKKAGPSMPVEIMGLQDIPSAGDTLMVVSDERVARETAEKRKTRRRDTRIAATSTQRVSLETFMSMPTEGKKTLNLIIKADGQGSVEALRARMESLSTEEVDIRVILGGVGAITPNDVNLASASNAVLIGFNIRPDETVKRLAENEAVDLRFYQVIYEVEDDLKKAMRGMLAPIAREVTLGHAEVRQIFKVSKVGTIVGCYIKDGKITRNAKVRVLRDSVVIFDGEIESLRRVKDDVREVAEGYECGIQVAKFQDFKDGDVIEAYMIEHVAAELTTA, encoded by the coding sequence TTGGCTACGGGAAAAGTTCGAATATTTGAGCTCGCAAAAGAAGTCGGGCTCTCGTCTAAAGAGCTCATTACGCTCTTTAACGAGCGTCTGACGGGCGTCTTCGAGGCGAAGAATCAGCTCAGCGTCGTCCCCGATCATATCGCCGATCTGGTCCGCAGCGTGTTGCTCAAACCGGCGGCGTCTGCGAAGGCGCCCGCGAAAGCTGCGGCTCCCGCCAAGGCGGCGGCTCCCAAAGCGACGGCTTCCAAAACGGCGGCTCCCGTCTCTCCGGCTCCGGCGGCGCCCGCCGTCGCGGCCGCACCCCCCGAGCCGATTCCGAGCCTCAAACCGGTCTCGGCTACTTCGCGCAAACCCGCCGCGAAAAAAGCCGCTCCGGCCGTCGCCGCCGCGCCCGTGCCGCAAGCCGCCGCGTCCCCGGTGCCGGAAGCCGCGCCCGTCGCTGCGAGCGTGCCCGTCGCAACGGCTCCCGTCGAGGCCGCGGAACCCGTCGCCGAACCGATCGTCGTTGAACCGGCGCCGGTCGTCGTCCCCAAACCGGTAGCGCCCAAGCGCGCCGCCGCGCCCAAACCGGCCGCGCCGGATATCCCGATTCCGCGCCTGCAGCCCGTGCCGCAAGGGCAGAACTCCATTCTTCCTCCGCGCCGTCCGGCACCGCCGCCGCCGACCACGTCGGCCTCGGCCTCGCCCGGGCCCGCCACCGGTATTCCCGGACGCCCGGGAGTCGCACCCCGGCCCGGCCAGCCCGGCGTCCCGCAGCCTCCGCAATTGGGAGCCAACGGTCAACACATTCCGCAGCCGGGTCGCTTGATCTCGGCCGCGCCGGCACGCCGTCCGGCGGGTAACGGTCCGTTCCGTCCGATCGCCGGCGGCACCGCGCCGCCGCGCCCCTTCGGCGCCGGACCGCCGCGTCCGGGCGCGCCCGCATCGCCGACGGAGGCCCCAACCCCGAGTGCCGGCGGCCGCCCGGGCGATCGCTCGCGCCATTTCGACGACAAACTCAACAAGAAAGATCGCGAAAAGGAGATGCTCCTCGAACGGGAGCGCAATCGCAGCAAGAAGCGGCCCGAGGCCGCTCCCGCGCCCATCGTGGCGAAGCTCGAAGCGATCGAGATTCCCGATCTGTTGACGGTGCAGGAACTCGCTACCTCGATGATCGTTCCCGCGAAAGACATCATCAAAGAGCTCATCAAGATGGGCACGATGGCGACGATCAATCAGAACATCTCGAGCGACGTCGCTATTTCGGTCGCGAAGAAGTTCGGATTTAATGCGGTCGTAAAAGAAGCCGGCCAAGAAGTCACGGTCGAGCAAGAAGAAGACAAACCCGAGATGATGACGCCGCGTCCGCCGGTGGTCACCGTTCTCGGTCACGTCGACCACGGCAAGACCTCACTGCTCGACCGCATTCGCGTCGCCAATGTAGCGAGCGGCGAAGCCGGCGGCATCACGCAGAAAATCGGCGCTTATACGGTGGAAAAAGGCGGTCGCGCCATCACCTTCATCGATACGCCGGGCCACGAAGCGTTCACTGCGATGCGCGCGCGCGGCGCGAAAGCCGCCGACGTGGCGATCCTCGTGGTCGCCGCCGACGACGGCGTCATGCCGCAGACGCGCGAGGCGATCAGCCACGCCAAAGCGGCCGAGATGCCGATCGTCGTGGCGATCAACAAGATCGATAAGGAAAACGCGCAACCCGATCGCGTCAAGCAGCAGTTGATGGAACTCGGCCTGCAGCCGGTCGATTGGGGAGGCAAGGTCGAGATGGTTCCCGTTTCGGCGCGCACCGGCGACGGCATCGACTCGCTGCTCGAAACGGTGTTGCTCGAAGCCGACATCCGCGATCTCAAGGCGAACAAAAATCGTCGCGCCACCGGCGTCGTCATCGAATCCGCACTCTCCAAAGGCCGCGGTGCGGTCGCGACCGTGCTCGTTCAGAACGGCACGCTGCGCGTCGGCGACATCGTGGTGGTCGGCGGAACGTTCGGTAAGATCCGCGCGCTCGTGGACGATAAGGGCAAGCAAGTGAAGAAGGCCGGGCCCTCGATGCCGGTCGAGATCATGGGCTTGCAAGACATTCCATCGGCCGGCGACACCTTGATGGTCGTCAGCGACGAACGCGTCGCTCGCGAAACCGCCGAGAAGCGCAAGACGCGTCGCCGCGACACGCGTATCGCCGCGACGAGCACTCAGCGCGTCTCGCTCGAGACCTTCATGTCGATGCCGACCGAAGGCAAGAAGACGCTCAACCTCATCATCAAGGCCGACGGCCAAGGCTCGGTCGAAGCGTTGCGCGCCCGCATGGAATCGCTCTCGACCGAAGAGGTGGACATTCGCGTCATCCTCGGCGGCGTCGGCGCGATCACGCCCAACGACGTCAACTTGGCGAGCGCTTCGAACGCCGTGCTCATCGGCTTCAACATCCGACCCGACGAAACGGTCAAACGACTGGCGGAGAACGAAGCGGTCGATCTGCGGTTCTACCAGGTGATCTACGAAGTCGAAGACGATCTGAAGAAGGCGATGCGCGGGATGCTCGCGCCGATCGCGCGCGAGGTGACGCTCGGTCACGCCGAAGTGCGTCAGATCTTCAAGGTCAGCAAAGTCGGCACGATCGTCGGCTGCTACATCAAGGACGGCAAGATCACGCGCAACGCGAAGGTTCGCGTGCTGCGCGATTCGGTCGTGATCTTCGATGGCGAAATCGAGAGTCTGCGCCGCGTCAAGGACGACGTCCGCGAGGTTGCCGAAGGGTACGAATGCGGTATTCAGGTCGCGAAGTTCCAGGACTTCAAAGATGGCGATGTGATCGAGGCGTATATGATCGAGCATGTGGCTGCGGAGTTGACCACGGCGTGA
- the rbfA gene encoding 30S ribosome-binding factor RbfA, with the protein MKEQRRARIDHEIQRVLGKVIAQDLKDPRLGFTTVTRVEITSDLQHAKVYVAIIGDRHVARQTMDALDHASGFLRGELGHEIKLRHVPDLTFVEDRSTEKAIALAKTLREDARPPATKEG; encoded by the coding sequence ATGAAGGAGCAGCGGCGGGCTCGGATCGATCATGAGATTCAGCGGGTGTTGGGGAAGGTGATCGCGCAGGATCTTAAGGATCCTCGGCTTGGTTTTACGACGGTGACGCGCGTGGAGATAACCTCGGATCTGCAGCATGCGAAGGTGTACGTTGCGATCATTGGGGATCGCCACGTCGCGCGGCAGACGATGGATGCTCTCGATCATGCGAGCGGGTTTTTGCGTGGCGAACTCGGGCACGAAATCAAACTCCGGCACGTACCGGATCTCACGTTCGTGGAGGATCGCAGTACGGAAAAGGCGATCGCCCTTGCAAAGACGCTGCGGGAAGACGCGCGTCCTCCCGCTACGAAAGAGGGTTAA
- a CDS encoding DHH family phosphoesterase, with translation MIDEKPIADSTDVVVGELLARPAFVMVSHVKPDGDTLGAGLALGLALKKLGKRVQYFQQDAVPRNLRFLPDAQFVSRDVPADLPADALWVFCDMSDMGRAGEFLPVLDRANVLDIDHHLGNAHFGKLNFVLPSECSTGTCVVHLLRGLGVEIDPEIATCLLTTIMTDTGGFIHSNTTAEVLQLSADLMIAGADKERITEEIFANKRLAALKLLGRALDEAVPAHEGRYMYSFVDEAMLAACGADGEDTEEIVNHLRSVEGVEVAALFKAYDGDIRVSMRSSGRVNVQSAAARLGGGGHFRASGLTFAGTLKDAIAAVDAALVAEGL, from the coding sequence ATGATCGACGAGAAACCGATCGCCGATAGCACCGACGTCGTCGTTGGCGAACTGCTCGCACGACCGGCCTTCGTTATGGTCAGCCACGTCAAGCCCGACGGCGACACGCTCGGTGCCGGGCTAGCGCTCGGGCTCGCGCTCAAAAAGCTGGGCAAACGCGTACAGTACTTTCAACAGGATGCGGTGCCGCGCAATCTGCGGTTCTTGCCCGACGCGCAGTTCGTTTCGCGCGACGTTCCGGCGGACTTGCCGGCCGACGCGCTGTGGGTCTTTTGCGACATGAGCGATATGGGTCGCGCCGGTGAGTTTCTGCCGGTGCTCGATCGCGCGAACGTGCTCGATATCGATCATCATCTCGGAAACGCCCATTTCGGCAAGCTCAATTTCGTGTTGCCGAGCGAATGTTCGACCGGTACGTGCGTCGTGCATCTGCTGCGCGGGCTCGGCGTCGAGATCGATCCGGAGATCGCGACCTGTCTGCTCACCACGATCATGACCGATACCGGCGGATTCATTCACAGCAACACGACGGCCGAGGTCTTGCAGCTCTCCGCCGATTTGATGATTGCGGGCGCCGACAAGGAACGGATCACCGAGGAGATATTCGCCAATAAGCGCCTCGCGGCGCTCAAGCTGCTCGGTCGCGCGCTCGACGAAGCCGTCCCGGCACACGAGGGGCGCTACATGTATTCGTTCGTCGACGAAGCGATGCTCGCCGCGTGCGGCGCCGACGGCGAGGACACCGAGGAGATCGTCAATCACCTGCGATCGGTCGAAGGCGTTGAAGTGGCTGCGCTCTTCAAGGCCTACGACGGCGACATTCGCGTGAGTATGCGTTCCAGCGGTCGCGTCAACGTGCAGAGCGCGGCGGCTCGGTTGGGCGGCGGCGGACACTTCCGCGCGTCGGGATTGACCTTCGCGGGAACGCTGAAGGATGCGATCGCCGCGGTCGACGCGGCACTCGTGGCCGAAGGACTTTAA
- the truB gene encoding tRNA pseudouridine(55) synthase TruB, translating into MLGFVNVFKPAGPTSAQVVARLRRIYGLYSRDRKIGVGHLGTLDPQAAGVLPIAVGKATRLIPLLTDQRKAYVCTLVLGRSTTTGDALGETIATAEVPRDFERRIRETLARFLGKIAQIPPMYSAVHHEGKRLYELAREGKEVERKPRDVTIYAITLLGVEGSATARLRVACSEGTYVRTLCEDVGASLGLPAHMGSLVREASGPFVLYEARTIDEIADAPREALIAPEHIIPFPTIVLDLRHSADFRAGRVVPLPDGAAAKHVFVRDESRTLVGVGETHGALLSPRKVFV; encoded by the coding sequence ATGCTCGGGTTCGTCAACGTCTTCAAACCTGCGGGCCCCACGTCGGCACAGGTCGTCGCGCGGCTGCGCCGGATTTACGGACTGTACTCGCGGGATCGCAAGATCGGTGTCGGCCATCTCGGTACGCTCGATCCGCAGGCCGCCGGAGTTCTTCCGATCGCCGTAGGCAAGGCTACGCGTTTGATTCCGCTCCTGACGGATCAACGTAAGGCCTACGTTTGCACGCTCGTGCTGGGGCGCTCCACGACCACCGGCGACGCGCTCGGCGAAACGATCGCGACGGCCGAGGTGCCGCGCGACTTCGAACGCCGCATACGCGAGACGCTCGCGCGTTTCTTAGGCAAGATCGCGCAGATTCCGCCAATGTATAGCGCGGTTCATCACGAGGGCAAGCGTCTGTACGAATTGGCGCGCGAAGGCAAAGAGGTCGAACGCAAGCCTCGCGACGTCACGATCTACGCGATCACGCTGCTCGGCGTCGAAGGCTCCGCGACCGCCCGTCTGCGCGTTGCGTGCAGCGAGGGCACGTACGTGCGAACGCTCTGCGAGGACGTGGGCGCTTCACTCGGGCTGCCGGCTCACATGGGCTCGCTCGTGCGCGAAGCCTCCGGTCCGTTCGTGCTCTACGAAGCGCGCACGATCGACGAGATCGCCGACGCTCCGCGAGAGGCGCTCATCGCGCCCGAGCACATCATTCCGTTTCCAACCATCGTGCTGGATTTGCGTCATTCGGCGGACTTTCGCGCGGGTCGCGTCGTGCCGCTGCCGGACGGAGCGGCGGCCAAACACGTTTTCGTGCGCGACGAGTCGCGCACGCTCGTGGGCGTCGGCGAAACGCACGGCGCGCTGCTCTCGCCGCGCAAGGTCTTTGTATGA
- the ribF gene encoding riboflavin biosynthesis protein RibF, with amino-acid sequence MKLHHALVREVKTPLVVAIGFFDGFHRGHGDLAKTVARLRKPGWQTGVVTFANHPASFLRPGAEPPLLSTPEERIDLLARAGFDECFFVPFDASVASQSAEHFLRDTLIGELGVRGVVVGSTFRFGRKRTGDTTLMRRIFDEYGVAFAPVVNSLDEGERISSTRIRAEIAAGNLETADRLLGHSYELRGRVVLGAGRGHDLGFPTANLELPRKLLPKDGVYAALARHDGRDYAALASIGTNPTFGEGDRTIEVWMRDFHESIYGHELSVRELRFVREQRKYENADELLEQMQRDTRAIAYPSYG; translated from the coding sequence ATGAAGCTGCATCACGCACTGGTGCGCGAAGTGAAAACGCCGCTCGTGGTTGCGATCGGGTTCTTCGATGGATTTCATCGCGGGCATGGAGATCTGGCCAAAACGGTCGCGCGGCTGCGCAAGCCGGGCTGGCAGACCGGCGTCGTTACCTTCGCCAATCACCCCGCATCGTTTCTGCGGCCGGGAGCGGAGCCGCCGCTGCTCTCGACGCCCGAAGAGCGCATCGATCTGCTCGCGCGCGCCGGATTCGACGAATGTTTCTTCGTGCCGTTCGATGCATCGGTCGCCTCGCAATCGGCCGAACATTTCTTGCGCGACACCTTGATCGGCGAGCTCGGGGTGCGCGGCGTCGTCGTCGGTTCGACGTTTCGATTCGGTCGCAAACGCACGGGAGACACGACGCTTATGCGGCGCATCTTCGACGAGTACGGCGTCGCTTTCGCACCGGTCGTGAATAGTTTGGATGAGGGCGAGCGGATCTCGAGCACGCGAATACGTGCGGAGATCGCCGCCGGCAACCTCGAAACCGCGGATCGGCTGCTCGGACACAGCTACGAATTGCGCGGCCGCGTCGTGCTAGGTGCGGGGCGCGGGCACGACCTCGGTTTTCCCACCGCAAACCTCGAACTGCCCCGCAAACTCTTGCCCAAGGACGGCGTCTACGCGGCGCTCGCGCGGCACGACGGCCGCGATTATGCGGCGCTCGCGTCGATCGGAACCAATCCGACCTTCGGCGAGGGCGACCGCACGATCGAAGTGTGGATGCGGGATTTTCACGAAAGCATCTACGGACACGAGTTGAGCGTACGAGAGTTACGGTTCGTTCGCGAGCAGCGGAAATACGAGAACGCGGACGAATTGCTCGAACAGATGCAACGGGACACGCGCGCGATCGCGTACCCGTCGTACGGCTAA
- a CDS encoding TlpA disulfide reductase family protein: MNKPSAIAALCLAALTACSKPATVARVGARAPDWTMPTSAGQTLELSSLRGKAVYLNFFASWCTPCNAEAPDINALQKRYASRGLAVVGIDELEGRAKTAGFAKKYGLVYPTIVDSGLLQTQYAINGLPVHVFIARDGTIQKIRVGEMTHTEIDAAIRTIL; encoded by the coding sequence ATGAACAAACCTTCGGCGATCGCGGCGCTGTGCTTGGCGGCGCTGACTGCCTGCAGTAAGCCCGCTACGGTTGCGCGGGTCGGAGCGCGCGCACCCGATTGGACGATGCCGACCTCGGCCGGCCAAACGCTCGAGCTCTCGTCGTTACGGGGCAAAGCGGTCTATCTCAATTTTTTTGCCTCGTGGTGTACGCCGTGCAATGCCGAAGCGCCCGACATTAACGCACTTCAAAAGCGCTACGCATCGAGAGGCCTGGCCGTCGTCGGCATCGACGAACTCGAGGGTCGCGCAAAGACCGCCGGGTTTGCGAAGAAATACGGATTGGTCTACCCCACGATCGTCGATTCAGGCCTGCTGCAGACGCAATACGCGATCAACGGCCTGCCCGTGCACGTCTTCATCGCTCGCGACGGAACGATACAAAAGATCCGAGTCGGCGAGATGACCCACACCGAAATCGACGCCGCCATCCGTACCATTTTATAA
- a CDS encoding ATP-dependent Clp protease ATP-binding subunit yields the protein MTTTCESCGQRPATVFDGTGSFCTNCAAKRQATRTALPFLGAALTAAALVAGGALLYDRMKDAGGPSSSGNPLEDISRRFRSGTPTLAGFSRDLTELARDGKLDPVIGRDDEVERVVSILARRSKNNPVLVGEPGVGKTAIVEGLAQRIAAGNVPEVLRTRRVLALSLGPLVAGTKYRGEFESRVKKILDEVRRASRDIILFIDELHTLVGAGAAEGSLDLSSMIKPELARGDLQCIGATTFDEYRKYIESDAALERRFQPVMVEEPSIDETVGILRGLRSRYAAHHNVEITDAAIGAAATLSARYIADRFLPDKAIDLMDEAAACVALANKGAIAHPPVTAEHVASVVTKWTGIPQTTLSETQTNQLLALETTLGARVIGQAAAIGAVSEAIRRARAGLHDPRKPLGSFLFVGSSGVGKTELAKALAEALFGSEAALVRIDLSEFTEAHTVSRLLGAPPGYQGHEEAGQLTEPVRRRPYCVVLFDELEKAHPDVAAILLQILDDGRVTDAKGRTVDFRHALIIMTSNLADDELADAFRNEFLNRIDETVRFNDLAIDSIERIVAIHVESLAGRLGARQVTLELSEDARSFLAREAMAAGSGARHVQRTVARHVSTPLSTAILRGDIRAGSAASVTLEGASLVVRAA from the coding sequence ATGACGACGACCTGCGAGAGCTGCGGGCAGCGCCCCGCCACCGTCTTCGACGGTACCGGCTCGTTCTGCACGAACTGCGCGGCCAAGCGGCAGGCGACCCGGACGGCCCTGCCATTCCTAGGTGCCGCGCTGACGGCCGCCGCCCTGGTGGCCGGCGGCGCCTTGCTCTACGATCGCATGAAGGACGCGGGCGGCCCGTCTTCGAGCGGTAACCCCCTCGAAGACATCTCGCGCCGCTTCCGTTCGGGAACGCCCACGCTCGCCGGCTTCTCTCGCGACCTGACCGAACTCGCGCGCGACGGAAAACTCGACCCGGTCATCGGACGCGACGACGAGGTCGAGCGGGTCGTTTCGATTCTCGCCCGGCGCAGCAAGAATAACCCCGTGCTCGTAGGCGAGCCCGGCGTTGGGAAAACGGCCATCGTCGAGGGATTGGCGCAGCGCATCGCGGCCGGAAACGTCCCGGAGGTCTTGCGCACGCGACGCGTGCTCGCACTCTCGCTCGGGCCGCTGGTCGCGGGCACCAAATATCGCGGCGAGTTCGAGTCCCGCGTTAAGAAGATTCTCGATGAGGTCCGGCGCGCATCGCGCGACATCATTTTGTTCATCGACGAACTCCACACGCTCGTCGGGGCCGGCGCGGCGGAGGGATCGCTCGATTTAAGTTCGATGATCAAGCCGGAACTGGCTCGCGGCGACTTGCAATGTATCGGCGCGACGACCTTCGATGAATACCGCAAATACATCGAGTCGGACGCAGCGCTCGAGCGCCGCTTTCAGCCCGTAATGGTGGAAGAACCGTCGATCGACGAGACGGTCGGCATTTTGCGGGGACTTCGCTCGCGCTACGCCGCCCATCACAACGTCGAGATCACCGACGCGGCGATCGGCGCGGCCGCAACGCTTTCGGCGCGCTACATCGCCGATCGTTTCTTGCCCGACAAAGCGATCGATTTGATGGACGAGGCGGCCGCCTGCGTGGCGCTGGCAAATAAGGGCGCGATCGCGCATCCGCCGGTAACGGCCGAGCACGTTGCGTCGGTCGTAACGAAGTGGACCGGCATCCCGCAGACGACGCTCTCCGAAACCCAGACCAATCAATTACTCGCGCTCGAAACGACGCTGGGCGCGCGGGTGATCGGTCAAGCGGCGGCGATCGGAGCCGTCAGCGAGGCGATTCGCCGCGCGCGCGCCGGCCTGCACGATCCGCGCAAACCGCTCGGCAGTTTTCTCTTCGTCGGATCGAGCGGCGTCGGCAAAACCGAGCTCGCCAAGGCCCTGGCGGAGGCGCTCTTCGGCAGCGAGGCGGCTCTCGTGCGCATCGATCTCTCGGAGTTTACCGAGGCTCACACCGTCTCGCGGCTGCTCGGGGCGCCGCCGGGATACCAAGGTCACGAAGAAGCCGGGCAGCTTACCGAGCCCGTGCGGCGCCGCCCCTACTGCGTCGTGCTGTTCGACGAACTCGAAAAAGCGCACCCGGACGTGGCCGCGATTCTGCTCCAGATTCTCGACGACGGCCGCGTTACCGACGCCAAGGGCCGCACGGTCGATTTTCGCCACGCGCTCATCATCATGACGAGCAACCTCGCAGACGACGAACTCGCCGACGCGTTTCGTAACGAGTTTCTCAATCGCATCGACGAGACCGTGCGCTTTAACGATCTCGCAATCGATTCGATCGAGCGCATCGTCGCAATACACGTGGAGAGCCTCGCGGGCCGTTTGGGAGCGCGTCAAGTTACGCTCGAACTCTCGGAGGACGCGCGCAGCTTTCTCGCTCGCGAGGCGATGGCAGCCGGCAGCGGCGCGCGGCACGTGCAGCGCACCGTGGCACGGCACGTCAGCACGCCCCTCTCGACGGCGATCTTACGGGGCGATATCCGCGCCGGCAGCGCAGCCTCGGTCACGCTGGAGGGTGCATCGCTCGTTGTACGGGCGGCATGA
- a CDS encoding SIMPL domain-containing protein (The SIMPL domain is named for its presence in mouse protein SIMPL (signalling molecule that associates with mouse pelle-like kinase). Bacterial member BP26, from Brucella, was shown to assemble into a channel-like structure, while YggE from E. coli has been associated with resistance to oxidative stress.) → MHRFLAAVTLALLAAATPAFAAGTAPSEITVTGQGTVSQPPDLAFLTATIETNDDRAQTATSQNQRDYDAFVTAMKALGIPESDIKTTYLNLNYNRPPEPAPRGSAPMIQPQPYAPVYGYVVNRGVSVTLHDPALAGKAIDAAVGARVSNIGGVSFGAEQTKGAYAQAIRLAVADAQSQAAAMAAAAHLRIVGVKAMQQGNLPQPPAPVAFASNAAVSRLATRVPSSDVRVYATVTITYEAKP, encoded by the coding sequence ATGCATCGATTTCTTGCCGCCGTCACGCTCGCGCTGCTCGCGGCGGCCACGCCCGCCTTCGCCGCCGGCACGGCACCTTCCGAGATCACCGTGACGGGCCAGGGCACGGTTAGCCAGCCGCCCGATCTCGCGTTCTTGACCGCGACCATCGAGACCAACGACGATCGGGCGCAAACCGCGACCTCGCAGAACCAACGCGATTACGACGCCTTCGTTACGGCGATGAAAGCGCTCGGCATCCCCGAGTCGGATATCAAGACGACCTATCTCAATCTCAACTACAATCGTCCGCCCGAGCCTGCGCCGCGCGGCTCGGCGCCGATGATTCAGCCGCAGCCGTATGCGCCCGTGTACGGTTACGTCGTCAATCGCGGCGTCTCGGTGACGCTGCACGATCCGGCGCTTGCAGGCAAGGCGATCGATGCGGCGGTCGGCGCCCGCGTCTCGAATATCGGCGGCGTTTCGTTCGGTGCCGAACAGACCAAAGGTGCGTACGCGCAAGCGATCCGGCTGGCGGTGGCGGACGCGCAAAGTCAAGCGGCAGCGATGGCCGCCGCCGCGCACCTGCGGATCGTGGGAGTCAAAGCGATGCAGCAAGGGAACCTGCCGCAGCCGCCCGCACCGGTTGCGTTCGCATCGAATGCGGCGGTTTCGCGGCTCGCGACGCGAGTGCCGAGCAGCGACGTACGCGTCTATGCGACCGTAACGATTACCTACGAAGCGAAACCCTAA
- a CDS encoding GlsB/YeaQ/YmgE family stress response membrane protein, with protein sequence MGILLFIIFGLIVGIIAKWVVPGEGPGGILGDIIVGIIGAFIGGFIYSLFGHSGITGFNLWSVICAVIGAIVLLYILRMITGRRAAV encoded by the coding sequence ATGGGCATTCTACTCTTCATTATTTTCGGCTTGATCGTCGGCATCATCGCGAAATGGGTCGTGCCCGGCGAGGGCCCCGGCGGCATCCTGGGAGACATTATCGTCGGTATCATCGGAGCCTTCATCGGCGGGTTCATTTACTCGCTGTTCGGTCACTCCGGAATCACCGGTTTCAATCTCTGGAGCGTGATTTGCGCGGTAATCGGCGCGATCGTTCTGCTCTACATCCTGCGCATGATTACCGGGCGACGCGCGGCAGTCTAA